In Prunus dulcis chromosome 1, ALMONDv2, whole genome shotgun sequence, the following are encoded in one genomic region:
- the LOC117614584 gene encoding vegetative cell wall protein gp1-like, whose product MSSSISSFSSTLIRRTIPFCSFTNSTTSATSTQFLSPKRKPICPLLARALPDSPDQYPTRSPPEFSPPVPGRYDQPSAPPEVPGISTSPDVDTTPVPPPEVNPYPPPLDPDPNPGQDFPVPPLKPPPVPDIPPPFPDNPLPKPDVVPPQPPDIVPPPPPGPEIIQPPAPPRPPTGPGGPIVV is encoded by the coding sequence atgtcGTCTTCCATCTCTTCATTCTCATCAACTCTCATCAGGCGAACGATCCCATTTTGTTCATTCACCAACTCTACTACTTCTGCAACAAGCACTCAATTTCTGTCACCCAAAAGAAAGCCCATATGCCCCCTTCTAGCCCGTGCTCTACCCGACTCACCGGACCAGTACCCGACCAGGAGCCCACCAGAGTTTTCTCCCCCAGTTCCAGGCCGCTATGACCAGCCTTCTGCTCCTCCTGAGGTGCCTGGGATTTCCACCTCTCCGGATGTGGACACCACTCCTGTTCCGCCTCCTGAAGTGAATCCATACCCTCCACCGCTTGACCCGGATCCGAACCCGGGCCAGGATTTTCCCGTGCCTCCCTTGAAACCGCCTCCTGTGCCCGATATCCCGCCACCATTTCCTGACAACCCGCTTCCAAAACCCGACGTAGTGCCGCCGCAACCACCTGATATTGTGCCTCCTCCCCCGCCGGGGCCCGAGATTATTCAGCCACCAGCTCCCCCGCGACCCCCAACTGGCCCGGGTGGGCCAATTGTTGTGTAG